A region of Thermoanaerobacterales bacterium DNA encodes the following proteins:
- a CDS encoding polyprenyl synthetase family protein: MAFARGNRSGVLEKVNAALAGEGVDDLFHPSLVLVTAGAAANRDEAVAMATVAGLVSRFAALHRSVPESGVHAAPRVLYGDHALARVFALLAEYPRCGGLPLMARAIKTMAEGAMADLAARFTGEQTEADYVSRMGRLSAVFTAACCQLGGQVARARPGTLNALWRAGYALGLARAAAEEVQDWLAWMKGCGSAPRLGEGILGLPEIYMLQDKIHGPLLTAILAARRLAEGDLRAVARGLMACGGLDRARTFVRRHLAQAQHALDDTAAVNCRLAEMIRV, translated from the coding sequence ATGGCGTTCGCCCGGGGAAACAGGTCCGGGGTCCTGGAGAAGGTAAACGCGGCCCTGGCGGGCGAGGGCGTGGATGACCTTTTTCACCCGTCGCTGGTCCTTGTTACGGCGGGTGCCGCCGCGAACAGGGATGAGGCGGTGGCGATGGCCACCGTGGCGGGGCTGGTGAGCCGTTTTGCGGCCCTGCACCGGTCCGTGCCGGAGAGCGGGGTTCATGCGGCTCCAAGGGTGCTTTACGGGGACCATGCCCTGGCGCGCGTTTTCGCGCTCCTGGCGGAGTATCCGCGATGCGGCGGTTTGCCGCTTATGGCCCGGGCGATTAAAACGATGGCCGAGGGGGCGATGGCCGACCTGGCGGCACGGTTTACCGGGGAGCAGACGGAAGCCGATTACGTTTCACGGATGGGTCGGCTGTCGGCCGTCTTTACGGCTGCATGTTGCCAGCTCGGCGGCCAGGTGGCGCGGGCCCGGCCGGGTACGCTGAACGCCCTCTGGCGGGCCGGGTACGCCCTCGGGCTGGCCCGGGCGGCGGCTGAAGAGGTTCAGGACTGGCTGGCCTGGATGAAGGGATGCGGAAGTGCACCGCGTCTTGGTGAGGGCATACTGGGGCTGCCCGAGATTTACATGCTGCAGGACAAGATACACGGTCCCCTGTTGACGGCGATCCTGGCGGCCCGCCGGTTGGCGGAGGGGGACCTGCGCGCCGTGGCGCGCGGCCTGATGGCGTGCGGAGGATTGGATCGCGCCCGTACCTTTGTCCGGAGGCATTTAGCCCAGGCGCAGCACGCGTTGGACGATACGGCGGCCGTCAACTGCCGGCTGGCGGAAATGATTCGCGTCTAA
- a CDS encoding FAD-dependent oxidoreductase — protein MENYDVTIVGAGPAGLTAGIYASRSGLRTLLLERAVPGGKVQITERIENYPGFAAGIDGPALISQIKAQAERFGVDIRRANVTGLQPDGGGFRLKAGGEDIAARTVVIATGTGPRPLGVPGEARLEGRGVSYCAVCDADIFRGRDIAVVGGGDSAIKEALYLARYARSVRVIHRRGELRAARVLQERAFATPNLSFVWQTVVAEVTGSDWVDGVVVRNVASGDLDRLPVEGLVVFAGNRPHSRLVENLVDLDHLGFIITDEDMGTRTPGLFAAGDVRRKSLRDIVTAVADGALAALNAQRHIMRQKHTLAS, from the coding sequence ATGGAAAACTATGACGTAACCATCGTCGGGGCGGGGCCTGCCGGCCTCACGGCGGGGATTTACGCCTCGCGAAGCGGTTTACGCACGCTATTGTTGGAACGGGCGGTACCGGGGGGGAAGGTGCAGATTACCGAGCGGATAGAAAACTACCCCGGCTTTGCGGCCGGAATAGACGGCCCGGCGTTGATCTCCCAGATCAAGGCGCAGGCCGAGCGGTTCGGGGTGGATATCAGGCGGGCGAACGTCACCGGCCTGCAGCCCGACGGCGGCGGGTTCAGGCTCAAGGCAGGGGGGGAAGATATCGCCGCGCGCACGGTCGTCATTGCCACCGGAACGGGACCGCGGCCCCTCGGTGTTCCCGGTGAAGCCCGCCTGGAGGGACGGGGCGTTTCCTACTGTGCGGTCTGCGACGCCGATATTTTCCGCGGCCGGGACATCGCCGTCGTGGGAGGAGGAGACTCCGCGATTAAGGAGGCTTTGTACCTCGCGCGCTATGCCCGCTCGGTCAGGGTCATCCACCGCCGGGGGGAACTGCGTGCCGCGAGGGTTTTGCAGGAGCGGGCGTTTGCCACTCCGAACCTCAGTTTCGTCTGGCAAACGGTGGTGGCCGAGGTAACCGGCAGCGATTGGGTCGACGGCGTGGTGGTGAGGAATGTCGCTTCCGGAGACCTGGACCGCCTGCCGGTCGAGGGGCTGGTCGTCTTCGCCGGAAACCGGCCCCACTCCCGCCTGGTAGAGAACCTGGTGGATCTGGACCACCTTGGCTTCATCATCACCGATGAAGATATGGGCACCCGCACCCCGGGGCTTTTTGCGGCCGGAGACGTGCGGCGGAAGTCGCTGCGGGACATCGTGACCGCCGTGGCCGACGGGGCCCTGGCCGCCCTGAATGCCCAGCGACACATCATGCGCCAAAAGCACACCCTTGCCTCCTGA
- a CDS encoding phenylacetate--CoA ligase — MIWDRIETLPREDLERLQLERLRTVVRRVYQQVPFYRRLLGERGLKPNAIKSLDDIRLLPFTTKADLRDNYPFGLFAVPREKLVRIHASSGTTGRPTVVGYTRKDLATWSDLVARVAILAGVTPRDTVQICFSYGLFTGGFGLHYGLERVGATVIPASAGNTARQIRLMQDFGTTALVSTPSYALYMAEQMEETGIDPRHLRVRLGLFGGEPWSEGMRAAIERRWGMKATDNYGMSELTGPGVAGECHLACGMHIAEDHFIPEIIDPETGEPLPPGEEGELVITTLTKEALPLLRYRTRDITRLDYAPCACGRTTVRMQRTSGRTDDMLIIRGVNVFPSQVAEVISDIPGVGPEYLMVVDRKNFLDDLEVQVELAADYFTGEYRDLEVLEAAVRNRLQAVLSLTPRVKLVEYRSLERTTGKARRVIDKRN, encoded by the coding sequence ATGATCTGGGACCGCATTGAGACCCTGCCCCGTGAAGACCTGGAACGGCTGCAACTGGAACGGCTGCGGACGGTGGTACGCCGCGTTTACCAGCAGGTGCCCTTTTACCGCCGCCTGTTGGGGGAACGGGGCCTTAAACCCAATGCCATTAAGAGCCTTGACGATATCCGTCTTCTGCCCTTCACCACCAAGGCCGACCTGCGTGATAATTACCCCTTCGGCCTTTTTGCCGTACCGCGCGAGAAGCTGGTGCGCATCCACGCCTCCTCCGGGACCACCGGGCGGCCGACCGTCGTCGGATACACGAGAAAAGACCTCGCCACCTGGTCCGACCTCGTCGCACGCGTAGCCATCCTGGCCGGCGTCACTCCCCGCGACACCGTGCAGATCTGTTTCAGCTACGGCCTTTTCACAGGAGGCTTCGGCCTTCACTACGGTCTCGAGCGCGTCGGGGCGACCGTCATCCCGGCCTCGGCCGGCAACACCGCCCGGCAAATCCGGCTGATGCAGGATTTTGGCACGACGGCCCTCGTGAGCACCCCCTCTTATGCCCTCTACATGGCCGAACAGATGGAGGAAACGGGCATCGACCCGCGCCATCTCAGGGTTCGCCTGGGTCTTTTCGGCGGCGAGCCATGGTCCGAGGGTATGCGCGCCGCCATCGAGCGGCGATGGGGAATGAAAGCCACCGACAACTACGGGATGAGCGAGTTGACGGGCCCCGGCGTCGCCGGGGAATGCCATCTGGCCTGCGGAATGCACATCGCAGAGGACCACTTTATCCCCGAAATCATCGACCCGGAAACCGGGGAACCCCTGCCCCCCGGAGAGGAAGGGGAACTGGTCATCACTACCTTGACGAAAGAGGCCCTGCCGCTTTTGCGCTACCGTACCCGTGACATTACCCGCCTCGACTACGCTCCGTGCGCCTGCGGCCGGACCACCGTAAGAATGCAGAGGACAAGCGGGCGTACCGACGATATGCTGATCATTCGCGGCGTCAACGTCTTCCCGTCCCAGGTCGCCGAGGTCATCAGCGACATCCCCGGTGTCGGCCCGGAATACTTGATGGTGGTCGACCGGAAGAACTTCCTGGACGACCTGGAGGTCCAGGTGGAACTGGCGGCCGATTACTTTACGGGCGAATACCGTGACCTGGAGGTGCTGGAAGCCGCCGTGCGCAACCGCCTGCAGGCCGTCCTGAGCCTGACCCCGCGCGTGAAACTCGTCGAATACCGTTCCCTGGAACGAACCACGGGCAAAGCACGCCGGGTCATCGATAAAAGAAACTAG
- a CDS encoding 4Fe-4S binding protein — protein sequence MPWMAGNVVRNLLHGPVTRPYPAARREPFAGTRGKIAFEASKCEFCGDCERVCPSQAIILDTVWDQGDGGHETTWVRIYRPLLCIFCGVCVEICAYGALTIEEEHLPPTDHKVDERGYIQSW from the coding sequence ATGCCCTGGATGGCAGGTAACGTCGTAAGAAACCTTCTTCACGGACCGGTTACCCGTCCCTACCCCGCAGCGCGGCGCGAACCCTTTGCCGGGACACGCGGGAAGATCGCCTTTGAGGCCTCGAAATGCGAGTTCTGCGGGGATTGCGAGCGGGTTTGCCCCTCGCAGGCGATCATCCTTGATACCGTCTGGGATCAGGGGGACGGAGGCCACGAAACAACGTGGGTACGTATTTACCGGCCGCTACTCTGTATCTTTTGCGGGGTGTGCGTCGAGATCTGCGCGTACGGGGCCCTGACCATTGAAGAGGAACACCTGCCACCGACGGACCACAAAGTGGACGAACGGGGGTATATCCAATCCTGGTAG
- a CDS encoding tetraprenyl-beta-curcumene synthase family protein, giving the protein MSLVKRQPPSPLATVGRILSGLLPEVNRQLSRWRARLTACPEKELARQATLSIRYKRFHCQGGAVYALYYGALRRDLVRLIVALQTISDYLDNLCDRAGCQDQGAFRHLHRAMLCAVDPDEPIGDFYARYPLRDDGGYLRALVVECRSVLRALPSYPAAKAEVKHLVGLYADLQVYKHTEVDRRLPLLTSWFETYKARYPDLYWWEFAAASGSTLGMFALFAAAARPGLTDRDVRAITGVYFPWIAGLHILLDYFIDQAEDRDGGDLNFVSYYPSPETAEARMLLFLRRALAAAGSLPRPGFHQMVVRGLPALYLSDPKVRREGLQDTAAALLREAGLGSRALYQLCSALRRLKVI; this is encoded by the coding sequence CCCCCTTGGCTACCGTCGGCCGCATCCTTTCGGGGCTGTTGCCGGAGGTAAACCGCCAGCTTTCGCGGTGGCGGGCCCGTCTCACCGCCTGTCCTGAAAAGGAACTGGCGCGGCAGGCCACGCTCAGCATCCGTTACAAGCGCTTCCACTGCCAGGGCGGGGCCGTTTATGCCCTCTACTACGGAGCGTTGCGCCGCGACCTGGTGCGGCTGATTGTCGCCCTTCAGACCATAAGCGATTATCTGGACAACCTCTGCGACCGGGCGGGCTGCCAGGACCAGGGGGCCTTTCGCCATCTCCACCGGGCGATGCTCTGCGCGGTGGACCCCGATGAACCGATAGGCGACTTCTACGCCCGCTACCCGCTCCGGGACGACGGCGGTTACCTGCGGGCTCTGGTTGTTGAATGCCGCAGCGTCCTGCGTGCCCTGCCTTCCTACCCGGCGGCTAAGGCCGAGGTGAAACACCTGGTCGGTCTCTACGCCGACCTCCAGGTCTACAAGCATACCGAAGTTGACCGGCGCCTTCCGCTGCTCACCAGCTGGTTTGAGACGTATAAGGCCCGCTATCCCGACCTCTACTGGTGGGAATTCGCAGCCGCCAGCGGCTCAACCCTGGGCATGTTCGCCCTTTTCGCCGCCGCGGCGCGGCCCGGGCTGACCGACCGGGATGTTCGAGCGATCACCGGGGTCTATTTTCCCTGGATCGCCGGCCTCCACATCCTGCTCGACTACTTTATCGACCAGGCCGAGGATCGCGACGGCGGTGACCTGAACTTTGTTTCCTACTATCCGTCCCCCGAAACGGCCGAGGCGCGCATGCTCCTTTTCCTGCGGCGGGCGCTGGCGGCCGCGGGTTCCCTTCCGCGGCCCGGCTTTCACCAGATGGTGGTCCGTGGCCTGCCCGCCCTTTATCTATCCGATCCGAAGGTCAGGCGCGAGGGGCTGCAAGACACGGCGGCCGCCCTCCTCCGCGAGGCCGGTTTGGGGTCCCGCGCGCTGTACCAGCTTTGCAGTGCGTTACGCCGTTTAAAGGTCATTTAG
- the acs gene encoding acetate--CoA ligase yields the protein MAVRKDTTIDTLLEENRIFYPDESFTAQANVQDKDIYAQARADRLGFWAAQAEHLEWFRKWDRVLDWNPPFAKWFVNGKLNVTYNCVDRHLKTWRKNKAAIIFEGEPGDSRVLTYWDLYREVNRFANVLRGLGVGKGDRVAIYMPMIPELAIAMLACARIGAPHSIVFGGFSAESLRDRINDAGAKLLITADGGWRRGKIVPLKHNADSAVAETPSIEHVLVVRRTGQEVPMQEGRDLWYQDLVRDAEAYCPCEVTDAEDMLFILYTSGTTGKPKGVVHTTGGYLVGTSATHRMVFDIKDSDVYWCTADIGWITGHSYVVYGPLANGATTVMFEGAPDWPDQGRFWQICEKYGVSIFYTAPTAIRSFMKWGRQWPAKHDLSSLRLLGTVGEPINPEAWMWYHQNIGREKCPIVDTWWQTETGMIMIAPLPGITPTKPGSATVPLPGVEVDIVDKEGNPVMLGQGGLLVIKEPWPAMLRTVYGDDQRYVDQYWSRFNGLYFAGDGARRDYHSYYWILGRVDDVINVAGHRLSTMEVESALVDHPAVAEAAAIGKNHAIKGQAVSVFVTLRARAFADLKSGARTRAELQDELKAHVVKKIGAIARPDDIFFTAELPKTRSGKIMRRLLRDIAEGRALGDTTTLADPAVIAELKQKYESQES from the coding sequence GTGGCTGTCAGGAAGGACACCACCATTGATACCCTGCTCGAGGAAAACCGTATTTTCTATCCCGACGAAAGCTTTACCGCCCAGGCCAATGTGCAGGACAAGGATATCTACGCCCAGGCACGCGCCGACCGCCTTGGTTTCTGGGCCGCCCAGGCCGAACACCTGGAGTGGTTCCGGAAGTGGGACCGGGTCCTGGACTGGAACCCGCCGTTCGCCAAGTGGTTTGTGAACGGCAAGCTCAACGTCACCTATAACTGCGTGGACCGTCACCTGAAAACCTGGCGGAAGAACAAGGCGGCCATCATTTTTGAAGGTGAGCCGGGAGACAGCCGGGTGCTAACGTACTGGGACCTCTACCGGGAGGTCAACCGCTTCGCGAATGTCCTCCGGGGCCTCGGGGTAGGCAAGGGTGATCGTGTAGCCATCTACATGCCTATGATCCCGGAACTGGCGATCGCCATGCTCGCCTGCGCCCGTATCGGGGCACCGCACAGCATCGTCTTCGGCGGCTTCTCGGCGGAGTCGCTGCGCGACCGGATCAATGACGCCGGGGCGAAACTGCTGATCACGGCCGACGGCGGCTGGCGCCGGGGAAAGATCGTCCCGCTGAAGCATAATGCCGATTCCGCCGTGGCCGAGACGCCCAGTATCGAGCATGTCCTCGTGGTGCGGCGTACCGGGCAGGAGGTGCCGATGCAGGAGGGTCGTGACCTTTGGTACCAGGACCTGGTCAGGGACGCCGAGGCGTACTGCCCATGCGAGGTTACGGATGCCGAGGATATGCTCTTTATCCTTTACACCAGCGGGACCACCGGCAAGCCCAAGGGCGTAGTACATACAACCGGGGGCTACCTGGTGGGGACTTCGGCCACGCACCGCATGGTCTTTGACATTAAAGACAGCGACGTTTACTGGTGTACGGCCGACATCGGCTGGATCACGGGGCACAGCTACGTGGTCTACGGACCCCTGGCCAACGGGGCCACGACCGTGATGTTTGAAGGCGCTCCCGACTGGCCGGACCAGGGCCGTTTTTGGCAGATTTGCGAAAAGTACGGGGTGAGTATCTTTTACACCGCCCCGACGGCGATCCGTTCCTTTATGAAGTGGGGCCGGCAGTGGCCGGCGAAACATGACCTTTCCAGCCTTCGCCTGCTCGGTACGGTAGGCGAGCCGATCAACCCCGAGGCCTGGATGTGGTATCACCAAAACATCGGCCGGGAGAAATGCCCCATCGTGGATACCTGGTGGCAGACCGAGACCGGCATGATCATGATCGCCCCGCTGCCGGGGATTACCCCGACCAAGCCGGGATCGGCCACCGTGCCTCTGCCGGGGGTCGAAGTCGATATCGTCGATAAGGAAGGCAACCCGGTGATGCTGGGCCAGGGAGGTCTCCTGGTCATCAAGGAACCCTGGCCGGCTATGCTCCGTACCGTTTACGGCGACGACCAGCGCTACGTCGATCAGTACTGGAGCCGCTTCAACGGCCTCTACTTCGCCGGTGACGGCGCGCGCCGCGATTACCACAGCTACTACTGGATCCTCGGCCGCGTCGACGATGTTATCAACGTCGCCGGCCACCGGTTGAGCACAATGGAGGTCGAGAGCGCCCTGGTTGACCACCCGGCGGTGGCCGAAGCGGCGGCGATCGGCAAGAACCACGCCATCAAAGGGCAGGCGGTGTCGGTGTTCGTAACCCTGCGGGCCCGCGCCTTTGCCGATCTGAAGAGCGGCGCCCGCACGCGGGCCGAGCTCCAGGATGAGCTGAAGGCTCACGTGGTCAAGAAGATCGGGGCCATCGCCCGCCCGGACGACATCTTCTTTACGGCGGAGTTGCCCAAGACCCGCTCCGGCAAGATCATGCGCCGCCTCTTACGGGACATCGCCGAGGGACGCGCCCTGGGTGACACCACCACCCTGGCCGATCCGGCCGTGATCGCCGAACTCAAACAAAAGTACGAGAGCCAGGAGTCGTAG
- a CDS encoding polysaccharide deacetylase family protein, whose amino-acid sequence MAGSGTSIPKQVLLPIGICLAVALIFAVTATGGKRPAPEAAAPTGDSVPVLMYHKVSPFRQAGGKGLRVTPRQFARQMAYLRRQEYVSITPADLAAAMRGDLELPLRPVLITFDDGYRDNYLYAFPILKENGFTATVFVVANTIGKTNSFDAATQPPNGMMNREELLHLANAGWVIGSHTLNHPRLTRVPPAVAWDEISTSRITLEETLGLPVRYFCYPYGDFNAEIAEMVERAGYELAFTTVPGPAELTGAPTMVHRWRVNGYTSPEEFERLFAR is encoded by the coding sequence TTGGCTGGCTCCGGCACCTCTATCCCGAAGCAGGTGTTGCTCCCCATCGGCATCTGCCTGGCCGTCGCCCTGATTTTCGCCGTCACGGCCACCGGCGGGAAACGGCCCGCCCCGGAAGCGGCTGCGCCCACCGGCGATTCCGTTCCCGTCCTGATGTACCACAAGGTCAGTCCTTTCCGGCAGGCTGGCGGGAAAGGGCTCAGGGTCACCCCCCGCCAGTTTGCCCGGCAGATGGCTTACCTTCGCCGCCAGGAGTATGTCAGCATCACCCCGGCGGACCTGGCGGCGGCCATGCGCGGAGATCTGGAATTGCCGTTGCGGCCTGTTCTGATCACCTTCGACGACGGGTACCGGGATAATTATCTTTATGCCTTTCCCATCCTCAAGGAGAACGGCTTTACGGCGACCGTCTTCGTCGTCGCCAACACCATCGGCAAGACCAATTCCTTCGATGCCGCCACGCAGCCACCGAATGGGATGATGAACCGGGAAGAGCTCCTGCACCTGGCCAATGCAGGCTGGGTGATCGGCTCGCATACTCTCAACCATCCCCGCCTGACCCGGGTCCCTCCCGCGGTCGCCTGGGATGAAATCAGCACCTCCCGCATTACTCTGGAGGAAACACTGGGCCTGCCTGTCCGTTACTTTTGTTATCCCTACGGCGACTTCAACGCCGAGATCGCGGAGATGGTCGAGCGGGCGGGATATGAACTGGCCTTTACCACCGTCCCGGGACCGGCCGAGCTGACCGGCGCTCCGACCATGGTTCACCGCTGGCGGGTCAACGGCTACACCTCGCCGGAGGAATTCGAGCGGTTGTTCGCCCGTTAA